In Pseudomonas hamedanensis, a single window of DNA contains:
- a CDS encoding NEL-type E3 ubiquitin ligase domain-containing protein: MPATEKKQDLPQGSILNTLLDATGDLDTAEALQKCLPASLLKASTATLANIDQTARDLHDIQLKVDKDLAGLKPLHSFCINALNEALQRKWPAKYDVEQDLLSMPGDPCGCPPSSVKDGIETINHSTQSLLQGAMQNFSEDEEGADAFPDGSVVRVKAAPGGVKDLTPAAFAAFCRELDLGKQYQEHFQQVFGLRDEDGKVVATSSMTRDIASMKKLLLQFDTHLASLKGHITPVGLRMLQDLIKAEGVVSAKSLRYGGRTMIMQGLEAMDACVWGVVVFSARSVEQYPDEWCLVYMAGEPDRPLYEYSSFSAFKRYLTQQLQLKPFQEYFAQSLDEDAKADFFKSFSDTQELGTVRQLSITTPLFEFMVQSHVGKLQLDARKLAVPTADIDEDVRQKRLLDFLQMGVTVASVAGLFVPVLGQLMMGVAVGQLLGEVYEGVEDWRRGDHQQALSHLLSVAENIALMAAFAGGQKALGALGAKLVRSHPEFFGQFTAILNRAGKPRLWKPDLSVYEHRLPAGLTVAEGSTEFYRIGDKTLGRVDHRFFAGSHDSETNVWRLEHASRAQAYSPELTRHVEGGWQLPDERTEEWAGSAYPLKRIDPHLSEFVDTDLDMMRRLSDTSYETLHRVFSDNLSLPVRLRDTVERVRIGRQLSELARELQSGEIHSGQSVEEQLHALPKLPGWPTDRYIEVMRAEGSVKAAYPPTRVADDQLCVEVDEDQLAQGQLLQTVIDGLYPHEVDTLLGSKVAQGAQESALAKKLGTALEADHRAVFEHMYRRYDQSEAADVLTLRAVYAGLPQRVAQTLIDRAPSVERLSLRSADRVPLRLGQQASEQLARVRLDRALTGLHWPWIATADTDKLAIQLLSRLRGWEAGLRLVMRDKTLTGPVLEAIGAETATAADTCSLVKSGAGYEAFGGNGKSLGKVAAGPDALYTAVLKALPARQRIAVGFADPSPAEAARLRSQLLDAALAEREASAQTLVSGKFTERLVEPACIQGDQPLAINHPRALLRKVRKLYPRLSEIEAGQLLDELGDDPLSRATRVRALRQDLLKLRDALFAWSEDEAAMRALGGDWGEVRHGRKTVAEMIEEAFRRISVAENDQGESVCALNLDKMRVGKLPTLPPGVSFDHIERLSLREMEQGDDVVYFLKAFKQLESLELDHNKITRLPEVLSHMPRLGRLSLANNQLRLTEQTLVKLNGLRTLHHLNLNANPLGATPDIGSMVKLRQLLLRETGLTELPKGLELPAHLDWINLSDNQIKELPLWLFRTSRRFSQSVDLSRNPLSRTSATHLETYRKNYGVGMGYLADDIARLDEQKARSLWFTETAGEVGATRERIWTAFKEEPRAEALFHLLAVLGDTAGGTKGSADLQRRVWTVLEAAETDAGLCDQLLDIAANRMICTDSAAVNFSHLEVAVEVNQLTNAASGEITAKPLLKLLRGLFRLDQLNAIAEEHAAKVKADALEVNLAFRIGLAETLDLPGQPRHMLFSEQAKVTAADLEAAKSRVSAAELSPELLKFMLRQPFWSDYLKRTFPRQFSPIDEKFAAKLEREFEGASKLSSADYLSKVDAIKLDREQAEEAVLQRLTDDAVRLADLGICMMPEA, encoded by the coding sequence ATGCCTGCCACGGAGAAGAAACAGGACCTGCCTCAAGGGTCGATACTCAACACCCTACTGGACGCTACGGGCGACCTCGATACTGCCGAGGCCCTGCAAAAGTGCCTGCCGGCGTCTTTGCTCAAAGCCTCCACCGCGACGCTGGCCAATATCGATCAGACCGCGCGGGATTTGCACGACATTCAGCTCAAAGTCGACAAGGATCTGGCCGGGCTCAAACCGTTACACAGCTTTTGCATCAATGCACTGAACGAAGCGTTGCAGCGCAAATGGCCGGCGAAGTACGACGTCGAGCAGGATTTGCTGAGCATGCCGGGCGATCCGTGCGGCTGTCCGCCGTCGTCTGTCAAGGATGGTATCGAAACCATCAACCACTCCACACAATCCCTGTTGCAGGGGGCAATGCAGAATTTCAGCGAAGACGAGGAGGGCGCTGATGCGTTTCCCGATGGCAGTGTGGTGCGCGTCAAAGCTGCGCCTGGCGGAGTGAAAGACTTGACCCCCGCGGCCTTCGCCGCGTTCTGCCGCGAGCTGGATCTTGGCAAACAATATCAGGAACATTTTCAGCAGGTCTTTGGCCTTCGGGACGAAGATGGCAAGGTCGTGGCAACCAGCTCGATGACCCGCGATATCGCGAGCATGAAGAAGCTGCTGTTGCAGTTCGATACCCATCTGGCTTCGCTCAAGGGGCACATCACGCCAGTCGGCTTGCGCATGCTGCAGGACTTGATCAAGGCCGAAGGCGTGGTATCGGCGAAGAGCCTGCGCTACGGCGGGCGCACGATGATCATGCAAGGCCTTGAGGCCATGGACGCTTGCGTGTGGGGCGTCGTGGTGTTTTCCGCGCGGTCGGTGGAGCAATACCCGGATGAATGGTGCCTGGTGTATATGGCCGGCGAACCCGACCGGCCGCTTTACGAATACTCCAGTTTCAGCGCCTTCAAGCGATACCTGACTCAGCAGTTGCAGCTCAAGCCGTTTCAGGAGTATTTCGCTCAAAGTCTGGACGAAGATGCCAAGGCGGATTTTTTCAAAAGCTTTAGCGACACCCAGGAGCTGGGCACCGTCCGGCAGCTGTCGATCACCACACCACTGTTTGAATTCATGGTGCAGAGCCACGTCGGCAAGTTGCAGCTCGACGCCCGCAAACTGGCAGTGCCGACCGCTGATATCGATGAAGATGTTCGGCAAAAGCGCTTGCTCGATTTTCTCCAGATGGGCGTAACCGTGGCATCGGTGGCGGGCTTGTTTGTGCCGGTGCTTGGGCAACTGATGATGGGCGTTGCGGTCGGGCAACTGCTTGGCGAGGTGTACGAAGGCGTCGAAGACTGGCGTCGCGGCGATCATCAGCAAGCCCTGTCTCACCTGCTCAGCGTGGCCGAGAACATCGCGCTGATGGCTGCGTTTGCTGGCGGGCAAAAAGCGCTGGGGGCATTGGGCGCAAAACTCGTGCGTTCACACCCGGAATTTTTCGGCCAGTTCACCGCCATCCTCAACCGGGCCGGCAAGCCGCGCCTGTGGAAACCTGATTTGAGCGTCTATGAACATAGGCTTCCGGCAGGGCTGACCGTGGCGGAGGGCTCCACGGAGTTTTACCGGATCGGTGACAAGACCCTTGGCCGTGTCGATCATCGCTTCTTTGCCGGCAGCCATGACTCCGAGACGAACGTCTGGCGCCTTGAGCACGCCAGCCGTGCGCAGGCGTATTCCCCTGAACTGACGCGGCACGTCGAAGGCGGCTGGCAGCTTCCCGATGAAAGGACTGAAGAATGGGCCGGCAGCGCCTACCCGCTCAAGCGCATCGATCCGCACTTGAGTGAATTCGTCGACACCGACCTGGACATGATGCGCCGGCTCAGCGACACCTCGTACGAAACCTTGCACCGCGTCTTCAGCGACAACCTGAGCCTGCCGGTGCGATTGCGCGATACCGTGGAACGCGTGCGCATCGGCCGCCAGTTAAGTGAGTTGGCGCGCGAGCTGCAGAGCGGCGAGATCCATTCGGGGCAGTCCGTCGAGGAGCAGTTGCATGCCTTGCCGAAACTGCCGGGCTGGCCAACTGACCGCTACATTGAAGTGATGCGTGCCGAAGGTTCAGTCAAAGCGGCCTATCCGCCGACCAGGGTGGCCGACGATCAACTTTGCGTCGAAGTCGACGAAGACCAGTTGGCCCAGGGGCAGTTGCTGCAAACGGTTATCGACGGTCTGTACCCGCACGAAGTCGACACTTTGCTCGGCAGCAAGGTTGCGCAAGGCGCTCAAGAGTCAGCGTTGGCGAAAAAACTCGGTACGGCGCTGGAGGCGGACCATCGCGCGGTGTTCGAGCACATGTACCGGCGTTATGACCAGAGTGAGGCAGCGGATGTGCTGACACTGCGCGCGGTCTATGCCGGCCTCCCGCAGCGCGTTGCGCAAACGCTGATCGACCGCGCGCCCAGTGTTGAGCGGTTGTCCCTGCGCTCGGCCGATCGCGTACCGCTGCGCCTGGGACAGCAGGCCAGCGAGCAGCTCGCCAGGGTACGGCTCGATCGTGCCCTGACGGGATTGCACTGGCCGTGGATCGCCACGGCCGATACCGACAAACTGGCGATTCAATTGCTGTCACGCTTGCGTGGCTGGGAGGCCGGGCTGCGTCTGGTGATGCGGGACAAAACGCTCACCGGACCGGTGCTGGAAGCCATCGGCGCCGAAACAGCGACCGCCGCCGACACCTGTTCGCTAGTGAAGTCCGGCGCAGGCTACGAAGCATTCGGCGGCAACGGCAAATCGCTGGGCAAAGTGGCAGCGGGCCCCGACGCGCTCTATACCGCTGTCCTCAAGGCATTGCCCGCGCGCCAGCGAATCGCCGTCGGATTTGCCGACCCGTCACCCGCCGAGGCTGCACGGTTGCGCAGCCAGTTGCTCGATGCCGCGCTGGCCGAGCGCGAGGCCAGCGCGCAGACATTGGTCAGCGGCAAGTTTACCGAGCGGCTCGTCGAACCCGCGTGCATCCAGGGCGATCAGCCACTTGCGATCAATCATCCCCGAGCCTTGTTGCGCAAAGTGCGCAAGTTGTATCCGCGGCTGAGTGAAATCGAGGCCGGACAATTGCTCGATGAGCTGGGTGATGATCCGCTGAGCCGCGCGACCCGTGTCCGCGCCTTGCGTCAGGATTTGCTCAAACTGCGTGATGCGTTGTTTGCGTGGAGTGAGGATGAAGCCGCCATGCGCGCGCTGGGCGGCGACTGGGGCGAGGTGCGACACGGCCGCAAGACGGTCGCCGAGATGATCGAGGAGGCTTTTCGACGGATTTCTGTGGCTGAAAACGATCAGGGTGAATCTGTCTGTGCGCTCAACCTCGACAAGATGCGCGTCGGCAAACTGCCAACCTTGCCGCCGGGGGTGAGCTTCGATCACATCGAGCGATTGTCGCTGCGGGAAATGGAGCAGGGCGATGACGTGGTGTACTTCCTCAAAGCGTTCAAGCAGCTCGAGTCACTGGAACTGGACCACAACAAAATCACGCGCCTGCCGGAAGTCCTGTCGCATATGCCCAGGCTCGGTCGCTTGAGTCTGGCCAACAATCAGCTGCGGTTGACCGAGCAGACGCTGGTAAAACTCAACGGGTTGCGCACCCTGCATCACCTGAACCTCAACGCTAATCCACTGGGGGCCACGCCGGATATCGGCAGCATGGTCAAGCTGCGGCAATTGCTGCTGCGCGAGACCGGCCTTACGGAGCTGCCCAAGGGCCTTGAGCTGCCCGCGCATCTTGACTGGATCAACCTGAGCGATAACCAGATCAAGGAATTGCCGCTCTGGCTGTTCCGCACCTCGAGACGCTTCAGTCAGTCCGTTGATCTGAGCCGCAATCCATTGTCCAGAACCAGCGCGACGCACCTTGAGACGTATCGCAAGAATTACGGCGTCGGCATGGGGTATCTGGCGGACGACATTGCCCGACTTGACGAGCAAAAGGCTCGTTCACTCTGGTTTACCGAGACCGCAGGCGAGGTCGGCGCGACACGTGAGCGGATCTGGACGGCATTCAAAGAGGAACCGCGAGCCGAAGCGTTGTTCCATTTGCTGGCGGTACTGGGCGATACCGCCGGTGGCACCAAGGGCAGCGCTGATCTGCAACGCCGTGTCTGGACGGTACTTGAGGCTGCGGAAACTGACGCTGGGTTGTGCGACCAACTGCTGGACATAGCGGCCAACCGGATGATCTGTACCGACAGCGCGGCGGTCAATTTCAGCCACCTTGAAGTTGCGGTGGAGGTCAATCAATTGACCAACGCAGCCTCCGGTGAGATCACAGCCAAACCGCTGTTGAAGCTGCTCCGCGGTCTGTTCAGACTGGACCAACTCAACGCAATTGCCGAGGAGCATGCTGCCAAAGTCAAAGCCGATGCACTGGAGGTGAATCTGGCTTTTCGCATCGGCCTGGCCGAAACGCTGGACCTGCCCGGTCAGCCGCGGCACATGCTCTTCAGTGAACAGGCGAAGGTGACTGCTGCCGATCTGGAGGCAGCGAAGAGCCGCGTCAGTGCCGCTGAACTTTCCCCTGAACTGTTGAAGTTCATGCTGCGCCAGCCGTTCTGGAGCGATTACCTCAAACGCACATTTCCCCGTCAGTTCTCGCCTATCGATGAAAAGTTCGCGGCGAAACTCGAGCGGGAGTTTGAAGGGGCGAGCAAATTGTCATCGGCCGACTACCTGAGTAAGGTGGACGCCATCAAGCTCGATCGCGAACAGGCTGAAGAGGCGGTGCTCCAGCGCCTGACCGACGACGCCGTTCGTCTGGCCGATCTGGGCATCTGCATGATGCCCGAGGCCTGA
- a CDS encoding N-acetylglutaminylglutamine amidotransferase has protein sequence MCGLAGELRFDQQPADLAAIERITHHLAPRGPDAWGFHAQGPIALGHRRLKIMDLSDGSAQPMIDSQLGLSLAFNGAIYNFPELRAELEALGYAFYSDGDTEVLLKGYHAWGEALLPKLNGMFAFAIWERDNQRLFIARDRLGVKPLYLSRTGPRLRFASALPALLKGGDINPILDPVALNHYLNFHAVVPAPRTLLAGIEKLPPATWMRVEADGRTEQKTWWTLPYGPREDEKNLNLEDWVDRVLDSTREAVAIRQRAAVDVGVLLSGGVDSSMLVGLLREVGVENLSTFSIGFQDAGGERGDEFQYSDLIARHYGTRHHQLRIDEKEIIEQLPAAFRAMSEPMVSHDCIAFYLLSREVAKHCKVVQSGQGADELFAGYHWYPQVDGAANPYAAYRDAFFDRSYDDYAATVQPKWLVDHDAAGDFVKEHFAQPGADAAVDKALRLDSTVMLVDDPVKRVDNMTMAWGLEARTPFLDYRLVELSARVPGKFKLPDGGKQVLKEAARRVIPSEVIDRKKGYFPVPGLKHLQGDTLNWVRDLLLDPSQDRGLFNPTMLDKLLTDPQGQLTPLRGSKLWQLAALNLWLSEQGI, from the coding sequence ATGTGTGGATTAGCTGGCGAGTTACGTTTTGATCAACAACCTGCAGACCTTGCAGCCATCGAGCGAATCACCCATCACCTGGCGCCTCGCGGCCCTGACGCGTGGGGCTTTCATGCCCAAGGGCCGATTGCCCTGGGCCATCGACGCCTGAAAATCATGGACCTGTCGGACGGCTCGGCGCAGCCGATGATCGACAGTCAGTTGGGCCTCTCACTCGCCTTCAACGGGGCGATCTACAACTTCCCCGAATTGCGCGCTGAACTCGAAGCGCTGGGTTACGCCTTCTATTCCGACGGTGACACCGAAGTGTTGCTCAAGGGCTATCACGCCTGGGGCGAAGCGCTGCTGCCCAAGCTCAACGGTATGTTTGCCTTTGCCATTTGGGAGCGTGACAACCAGCGTCTGTTCATCGCCCGCGACCGTCTCGGCGTCAAGCCGTTGTACCTGTCGCGGACCGGGCCACGCCTGCGGTTTGCCTCGGCATTGCCGGCACTGCTCAAGGGCGGCGACATCAACCCGATCCTCGATCCGGTAGCGCTCAACCATTACCTGAACTTCCACGCGGTGGTTCCGGCACCGCGCACCCTGCTGGCGGGTATCGAGAAACTGCCGCCAGCCACCTGGATGCGCGTCGAGGCCGATGGCCGCACCGAACAGAAAACCTGGTGGACCTTGCCCTACGGCCCGCGCGAGGACGAGAAAAACCTCAACCTCGAAGACTGGGTCGACCGTGTGCTCGACAGCACCCGCGAAGCGGTGGCGATTCGGCAGCGTGCAGCGGTCGACGTCGGTGTGCTGCTGTCCGGCGGTGTCGATTCGAGCATGCTCGTCGGTCTGCTGCGCGAAGTCGGCGTTGAGAACCTGTCGACCTTCTCCATCGGCTTCCAGGACGCCGGTGGCGAACGCGGCGATGAGTTCCAGTATTCGGACCTGATCGCCAGGCACTACGGCACCCGCCACCATCAGTTGCGAATCGACGAGAAGGAAATCATCGAGCAACTGCCCGCCGCGTTCCGCGCGATGAGCGAGCCGATGGTCAGCCACGACTGCATCGCTTTCTATCTGTTGTCCCGGGAAGTGGCCAAGCACTGCAAAGTGGTACAGAGCGGCCAAGGCGCGGATGAGTTGTTCGCCGGTTACCACTGGTACCCGCAAGTCGACGGCGCGGCGAATCCTTACGCCGCCTATCGCGATGCGTTCTTCGATCGCAGCTACGACGACTACGCGGCGACCGTGCAGCCGAAATGGCTGGTCGACCACGATGCGGCCGGCGACTTCGTCAAAGAGCACTTTGCCCAGCCTGGCGCCGATGCCGCGGTGGACAAAGCCTTACGCCTGGACAGCACGGTGATGCTGGTCGATGACCCGGTCAAACGCGTCGACAACATGACCATGGCCTGGGGTCTGGAAGCGCGTACGCCGTTTCTGGATTATCGACTGGTCGAACTGTCGGCCCGCGTTCCGGGCAAATTCAAGCTGCCCGATGGCGGCAAGCAAGTGCTGAAGGAAGCTGCGCGTCGAGTCATTCCAAGCGAAGTGATCGATCGCAAGAAAGGCTACTTCCCGGTACCGGGCCTCAAGCACTTGCAGGGCGACACGCTCAATTGGGTACGCGACCTGTTGCTTGATCCCAGCCAGGATCGCGGCCTGTTCAACCCGACCATGCTCGACAAGCTTTTGACTGATCCGCAAGGCCAGTTGACCCCGTTGCGCGGTTCGAAACTGTGGCAACTGGCGGCCCTGAACCTGTGGCTCAGTGAACAAGGAATCTGA
- the ngg gene encoding N-acetylglutaminylglutamine synthetase produces MKPHPTSINQRLLRGQSPSYERLQARLAEDGSEPATAPIAVHCGWGRLLIGHTFPDPASLAQELLNEQPGERDIALYVAAPQQILGLEPTQLFLDPSDTLRLWFSDYRQATRVFRGFRIRRAQSEADWQGINRLYQARGMLPIDPELLTPHHQGGPVYWLAEDEDSGAVIGSVMGLNHQNAFNDPEHGSSLWCLAVDPHCTRPGVGEVLVRHLVEHFMSRGLAYLDLSVLHDNRLAKNLYAKLGFRNLPTFAIKRKNGINQSLFLGPGPEANFNPYARIIVEEAHRRGIDVQVDDADAGLFTLSHGGRRVRCRESLSDLTSAISMTLCQDKSLTHKVLKAAGLNLPAQQLAGNADDNLAFLDEHQRVVVKPLDGEQGQGVAVDLRSIEEVQQAIETARQFDARVLLESFHEGLDLRILVIGFEVVAAAIRKPAQVVGDGQHSIRALIEAQSRRRQAATGGESKIPMDQETERTLQAAGYGYDSVLPAGEHLFVRRTANLHTGGTLEDVTDILHPALIDAAVRAARALDIPMVGLDLMVPAADQPDYVFIEANERAGLANHEPQPTAERFVDLLFPHSQPAV; encoded by the coding sequence ATGAAACCCCACCCCACGTCCATCAACCAACGCCTGCTACGTGGTCAGTCGCCCTCGTATGAACGGTTGCAGGCGCGCCTGGCCGAAGACGGCAGCGAACCGGCCACCGCGCCGATTGCCGTGCATTGCGGCTGGGGCCGACTGCTGATCGGCCACACGTTTCCCGATCCGGCCTCGCTGGCGCAGGAGTTGCTCAACGAGCAACCGGGCGAGCGCGACATCGCGCTGTACGTCGCCGCGCCGCAACAGATTCTGGGCCTGGAACCGACGCAGTTGTTTCTCGATCCCTCCGACACCTTGCGTCTGTGGTTCAGCGATTACCGCCAGGCGACCCGGGTGTTTCGCGGGTTCCGCATTCGCCGCGCGCAGAGCGAGGCGGACTGGCAAGGCATCAATCGTTTGTATCAGGCGCGCGGCATGCTGCCGATCGATCCCGAGTTACTCACCCCGCATCATCAGGGCGGCCCGGTGTATTGGCTGGCCGAGGATGAAGACAGCGGCGCAGTGATTGGCAGCGTCATGGGCCTCAACCATCAGAATGCGTTCAACGACCCGGAACACGGCAGCAGCCTGTGGTGCCTGGCGGTCGATCCGCATTGCACGCGTCCCGGCGTCGGTGAAGTGTTGGTACGGCATCTGGTCGAGCACTTCATGAGTCGCGGTCTGGCCTATCTGGATTTGTCGGTGCTGCATGACAATCGCCTGGCGAAAAACCTCTACGCGAAACTGGGGTTCCGCAACCTGCCGACCTTCGCGATCAAGCGCAAGAATGGCATCAACCAATCGCTGTTTCTCGGCCCGGGGCCGGAAGCCAACTTCAACCCGTATGCGCGGATCATTGTCGAAGAAGCCCATCGGCGCGGCATCGATGTGCAGGTCGATGACGCCGACGCCGGGCTGTTCACCCTCAGCCATGGCGGTCGCCGGGTGCGTTGCCGCGAATCGTTGAGCGACCTGACCAGCGCCATCAGCATGACCCTGTGCCAGGACAAAAGCCTGACCCACAAAGTACTCAAAGCCGCCGGATTGAATTTGCCCGCGCAGCAGTTGGCAGGCAATGCCGACGACAACCTGGCGTTTCTCGATGAGCATCAGCGGGTGGTGGTCAAACCCCTTGACGGTGAACAAGGTCAGGGCGTGGCGGTGGATTTGCGCAGCATCGAAGAGGTGCAGCAAGCCATCGAAACCGCCAGGCAATTTGACGCTCGCGTGTTGCTGGAGAGCTTTCACGAGGGGCTCGACCTGCGCATTCTGGTGATTGGGTTTGAGGTCGTTGCGGCGGCGATTCGCAAGCCTGCGCAAGTGGTCGGCGACGGCCAGCATTCGATTCGCGCGCTGATCGAGGCGCAGAGCCGGCGCCGTCAGGCCGCCACGGGTGGCGAGAGCAAAATCCCGATGGATCAGGAAACCGAGCGCACGCTACAGGCGGCCGGCTATGGCTACGACAGCGTTCTGCCGGCGGGCGAGCATTTGTTCGTGCGGCGCACCGCCAATCTGCACACCGGTGGCACGCTGGAAGATGTTACCGACATTCTCCATCCGGCCCTGATCGATGCGGCGGTGCGCGCAGCGCGGGCGCTGGATATCCCGATGGTTGGTCTCGACCTGATGGTGCCGGCGGCGGATCAGCCCGACTACGTATTTATCGAAGCCAACGAACGCGCCGGCCTGGCCAACCATGAACCGCAGCCGACGGCGGAGCGGTTTGTCGATCTGCTGTTTCCGCACAGTCAGCCGGCTGTTTGA
- a CDS encoding osmoprotectant NAGGN system M42 family peptidase — MTSHIPEPDLNYLQKVLLEMLAIPSPTGFTDTIVRYVAERLEELGIPFEMTRRGTIRATLKGKKSSPDRAVSAHLDTIGAAVRAIKDNGRLTLAPVGCWSSRFAEGSRVSLFTDNGVIRGSVLPLLASGHAFNTQVDEMPISWDHVELRLDAYCATKADCESLGISIGDVVAFDPLPEFTESGHISARHLDDKAGVAALLAALKAIVDSGQELMIDCHPLFTITEETGSGAAAALPWDVSEFVGIDIAPVAPGQHSSEHAVSVAMQDSGGPYDYHLSRHLLRLAGEHELPVRRDLFRYYFSDAHSAVTAGHDIRTALLAFGCDATHGYERTHIDSLAALSRLLGAYILSPPVFASDAAPANASLDRFSHQIEHETQMESDTRVPSVDSLVGQRSDS, encoded by the coding sequence ATGACCTCACACATCCCCGAACCGGATCTGAATTACCTGCAGAAAGTCCTCTTGGAAATGCTCGCCATTCCCAGCCCTACAGGGTTCACCGACACCATCGTGCGCTATGTCGCCGAACGGCTGGAGGAGCTTGGCATTCCCTTCGAAATGACCCGCCGCGGAACCATTCGCGCCACGCTCAAGGGCAAAAAAAGCAGTCCTGACCGCGCCGTTTCGGCCCACCTGGACACCATCGGCGCCGCTGTGCGCGCGATCAAGGACAATGGCCGCCTGACCCTCGCCCCGGTCGGCTGCTGGTCGAGCCGTTTTGCCGAAGGCAGTCGCGTGAGCCTGTTCACCGACAACGGCGTGATTCGCGGCAGTGTCCTGCCCTTGCTGGCCTCCGGACACGCCTTCAATACTCAGGTCGACGAGATGCCGATCAGTTGGGACCACGTCGAACTGCGCCTGGACGCCTATTGCGCAACCAAGGCCGACTGCGAGTCCCTGGGCATCAGCATCGGTGACGTCGTCGCCTTCGACCCGCTGCCGGAATTCACCGAAAGCGGCCACATCAGCGCGCGCCATCTGGATGACAAGGCGGGGGTCGCGGCGCTGCTCGCCGCACTCAAAGCCATCGTCGACAGCGGGCAGGAACTGATGATCGACTGCCATCCGCTGTTCACCATCACCGAGGAAACCGGCAGTGGCGCGGCGGCGGCCCTGCCGTGGGACGTCAGTGAGTTCGTCGGCATCGACATTGCGCCGGTCGCGCCGGGCCAGCACTCCAGCGAACATGCCGTCAGTGTGGCGATGCAGGACTCCGGCGGGCCTTACGACTATCACTTGTCACGGCATCTGCTGCGCCTGGCCGGTGAGCATGAACTGCCGGTGCGCCGGGATCTGTTCCGCTACTACTTCAGTGACGCGCACTCAGCGGTAACAGCCGGCCACGACATCCGCACCGCCCTGCTCGCCTTCGGCTGCGATGCGACCCACGGCTATGAACGCACGCACATCGACAGTCTGGCGGCGCTGAGCCGTTTGCTCGGGGCCTACATTCTCAGCCCGCCGGTGTTTGCCAGCGATGCGGCGCCAGCCAATGCGTCGCTCGACCGCTTCAGCCACCAGATCGAACATGAAACGCAGATGGAAAGCGACACCCGGGTGCCTTCGGTGGACAGTCTGGTGGGGCAGCGTTCCGACAGTTGA
- a CDS encoding YheU family protein, with translation MLIPYDALEVDTLTRLIEDFVTRDGTDNGDDTPLETRVLRVRQALTKGQALIVFDPESEQCQLMLKHDVPKHLFD, from the coding sequence ATGCTCATTCCCTACGACGCTCTTGAAGTCGACACCCTCACCCGCCTGATCGAGGATTTCGTCACCCGCGACGGCACCGACAATGGCGACGACACGCCGCTGGAAACCCGCGTATTGCGCGTGCGGCAGGCGCTGACCAAAGGCCAGGCGCTGATCGTCTTCGACCCTGAAAGCGAGCAGTGTCAACTGATGCTCAAGCACGACGTGCCCAAACATCTTTTCGACTGA
- the csrA gene encoding carbon storage regulator CsrA: MLVLSRVVGELISIGDDITLRVLSVNGGSVRFGVEAPQEVNVHRAEVYQRIQRKRAVEKAR, translated from the coding sequence ATGCTTGTACTCAGCCGTGTTGTCGGTGAGCTGATTTCAATCGGAGACGACATTACCTTGCGCGTGCTGTCGGTGAACGGTGGCAGTGTGCGCTTTGGTGTCGAGGCACCGCAGGAGGTCAATGTGCACCGCGCGGAAGTTTACCAGCGCATCCAGCGCAAACGCGCCGTCGAAAAGGCCCGCTGA
- a CDS encoding YnfA family protein has translation MLNYLWFFLAALFEIAGCFAFYLWLRQGKSALWVIPAVLSLTVFALLLTRVDAAYAGRAYAAYGGIYIVASIGWLAVVERVRPLGSDWIGMALCVIGASVILFGPRFSAA, from the coding sequence ATGCTCAATTACCTGTGGTTCTTCCTTGCGGCGTTGTTTGAAATCGCCGGTTGTTTCGCTTTTTATCTGTGGTTGCGTCAGGGCAAAAGCGCCTTATGGGTGATTCCCGCAGTGCTCAGTCTGACTGTGTTTGCGCTGTTACTCACCCGCGTCGACGCCGCTTACGCCGGTCGTGCCTATGCCGCTTATGGCGGGATTTATATCGTCGCCTCGATCGGCTGGCTGGCGGTGGTGGAGCGCGTGCGTCCTTTGGGATCGGACTGGATCGGTATGGCGCTGTGCGTCATCGGCGCCAGTGTGATTCTGTTCGGGCCGCGATTTTCCGCCGCTTGA